CACCCTGAATgcgttattgtattgtacaCGGAGGGCCCCATAAGCCCGTTGCGTATACTGCGCCCACAGGCAGCAGGTATAGAGGGAAGTGCAGAAAGCTCTGAATAATGTTGCTTTCACCTCTATAGAGCATCCTGCAAACCTTCGAGCGATCATATTCGCCCGGACCGACAGGGCCCTTCGCTCTCTCTCCAAGTCCATATCGTCTCTGAGATCGACCGCAACTATATGCCCCAAGTACTTAAAGGAATCAACTCTTTCCAAAAGAGCGTCATTAAGGTATATAGATGGAAGCTCGATTGTATTTTTGCGGTCAGTCTCAAAAACCATATACTGACTCTTGCTCCCATTATATTTGAGGCCGTGGTCAGTTGCATACGCTTCACAAATTTTCAGCATTCGCCTGATCCCACACACTGACGCGCTCAACAACACCATATCGTCTGCATAACTCAAGTTGTTGACACATACCCCATCTATATGACATCCGACATGCGTATTGCTGAGCGTCTCAATTAACCCGTTAATATATAGGTTGAACAGTGTCGGTGAGCTCAAACCCCCCTGTCTCACTCCACACTCCAACCTATATTCGTCAGACATTGCGTTTGCCCATCGAACACTGTTGACCTGGTTCCCATACCAATACTTAAGGATATTTACAGTTTCTGGTGGAAGACCTGTGTCCTCAAGTTTTTTCCACAGTATTTTGTAGGAAACCAGGTCAAAAGCCTTGGACAAGTCCAAAAAACAAGCAATAACAGGTGTCCTCCTGGTAGTATAGTACTTCACAGTGTCCTGGTAGTATAGTGCTtcattaaagcctgaccagtaatattatgatcacgcgccatattgcggaatttcattggaactaaaagtttcgtactaaactgaactgtcactctatacattaaaaataacagcgccctcctcttgacaattatcatatatttctagTCGGGCATTTGGTACCTGCCAGGACCCACAGGTAAGTGTTATGTTTCGATGTAACCACTATATGTAATTccaaaaaaaacggccaagagcatgtcgggtcatgctccgtgtagggtttcgtagttaccattctgtcaaaacAGGCCAAACAATGactattaattagtaagtataatgtacattataagcataagggagtaccttcgcagcgctttgtacgtctttttacttagaagagaagattttgagaccgatcatgttcgctatatttcattgaaagtatttactaagcttttgtttcacgatttttttttatttttttggacccatggttcaaaagttagaggggggggggggggggtgttgtgggggacacatatttttttcgttCGGAGAGATTATTTCTTAAAGtaattaactttatcaaaaatagtTGTTGgagacccgtattcgttttaacgctatccaacgataccccacactattgggaaaaaacattttttttttttacttttttatcgcCATGcgtgatttatgtatccatgccaaattgcagctttctagcactaatgatcACGAAGCAAAGCAGAGCACGGACGGACAgaacggacatggcgaaactataagggtttctaggtacCTATTCAGTCATCTCACGACGCCTCCAAAGAATTTTCTTCAATGGGTAAAACCGaccaatttttaaatgttattactagcttttttttcattagATACCGGTTACATACAAACCAACCCGCTGTCTGCTGACAGGAACATTCCTGGTGAGTAAATTGAtgatcatttatatttttttaaccttttaccCGGTTGAATTGCAACCAATTGAAGTCACTGAAAATAGCTTACTCAATGTTAGCTAAGCTAACGATACGCTTTGCAGTGATTTTGTGAATGGATCACATTATTCCAAAAGGTAATTCAGAATTGGCCTTGGTCCTATAAAATAGACCTTTGTCCTGTATCCAACCAGAGGCCCGTAATATATTAATCCCATAAACAGGAGTCCGTGTATAACAAGTTAGGAAGATTGATGGGGAAATTAGATCCAATcgtatataatattttagctttgttttattttccaaAATCATAATAggtaaaagttttattttatctgaAGTTGAGTAATATAGATGGCACTTATAATCTGTGATAAACCTTAACTTATTCTATActtcatttataatttaaaaaaaatcttaatcaCTATAACATATTCTGTTATTGTTAAGTAGTTTCTATTGCTTCTATTAAGTAAATGCGTGAATTAAGTTATGGAAACTGCTGTGTCATATCTCATCACATCAACTTTCCTTACAGTCAGTATAACAAAATGATGCATTCTAAGAAGGGACTTAATAAAATCCCCTACCAACATAAGAAGGGACATTTTAAGAAGGAAAAACACCAGATTTATTCTCTTTCTGAACAACGTTAAAATGTTTCCTATAAGTTACGCACTGGGCGTGTGCGCTTTGAACTCCGCGGTGGTCACAAGAGGGTCCGACACCCGCCCGGTGAACAGCAGTTGTCTCGTGGCCTCATCTTCTATGAAGAACAAGAATGGTCGGTTGGCGATCACCTCTCCGGCGCTGTATTCGTCCTCGCCAAACTTATTTACTAGCGACACCTCTGCAATTAAAACATATGTAaggtaagttaaaataaaatataaacataacgTAATTGTACAGTCAAATAAGGCACATACTCTATGATTATTAGACGATTAATGGAAAACCTGATCTAATATACCTAAAATATAATGCTAAACTAACTGAAAACATCAACATAATCGTTATCTAGCCAATGATTAGACAACCCTCCTAAACAAAACAAGGGTAAGcaaaaatggttttaaattaaaacaaaaaacgaGGCCAGCTAATAGCCAACAAAAGTAGCGAAAGAAAAGACCGAGAAATGTTGTTCAGCTATTTTCTACTGCCAAAATCAGCTGGCAAAGTTTTTGTAGTAGTAATAAAGCACCTATCGATAATTTCGAACCTGTGACAGAGTACGCAACGCTTCCCAGCTCGTTGACTTCGATGCCGGAGCGCTGTAGAACCTTGGAAATCTTCAGTCGGTTCTGTGGAGACTGCCCTCTAGCCAGGCCGGGGAAGGATGCCGTGTCTTCAAACGCTTGCCGAATGCCCAACTGAAACAATGGTAGTCTTTATTGATAAATGTTGTTGAAATAAAAGTGCTCATGATAAATATTTGCAAACGATTTGAAAAGGAGATCGTCGATTTTCTTAAGCGTCCTCCCATCTCCAAGAAACGTcgtccagtttttttttataccacgacggtggcaaacaagcatacggcccgcctgatggtaagcagtcaccatagcctaaggacgcctgcaacactaGAGGTATTAAGTTGAACGTAtacatgtaatatatatagGAAATTAATCGTTATAATTGCTAGATTATGATGGTGAAAACAGAATCACGAAATAAAACGTGAATTTTGAGAAATACTGCAAAAAAAACTTGAACCTGACAAAAAACTTTTATACACAAACGCGTATACTACTCACACTATTATGTTAAGTATTATggctttttttaaagaaaatagacTAATTCCGACAAGTAAATGAAACTGAACTCGTATCCTCATACAAtaaaaagatataatttgatCATGTTTTGACAACTTATTTTAGGCAATTTTATATTCGATTTGTAATTTGAAAGTAgggatatatgtataaataaataatgaattacaCTACTGATATTTTGAATACTACCGAAACTCACTTATGTCAGCTGTGACCATACAGTTTAGTGTAAAGATAAATTCCTTAGTAAAAAACCTCACGGTTCAGGTGAAGTTAAACCTTATGTCAATGTTATAAAGATGTTGACAACGGCAACGCTGTTGTTGCGGTATCTGTACGAAAATGTATCTTAACCTATATACCCTCCTTACGCATTCAATGAAACGTATTGAATGATGATTGAATGACGGAAAATAacaatcaaatattttattattattagaatatTTCTAATTCCCGTTTCAATTACCCCCAGTATTATGACTATTAAAATGCGTATTGATTAATAGAATAGTATGAACTTTTATACACGCTGGTACCCAGTGGGCCGAAAATCGATGATCCCCTTTTCCAGatacatttatatgtattataaattataaacgaacGTATGGATACTATCCATATCTCTACCCTTCCTGCTTTGTCTTGGGAATATCTTTGACAATCCCACCGTCCTAGGTCTAGGTCTAGGAGCGAGTCTTATCTGGCAGTTCCATCGCCAAGCTCGTGTCTAGAAGGTGCGAGTTCTGGCGGCGCGTGCCCGGGTGCTGATATATTTGCTGACAAGTTGAGCAAGTTTATCAAAGCCACCATGTCTGTTTTGAACTTTATCCAgagtagtaggtacttataatagCAATGTTGTTTCagtatttttactatatttttttatatgttagaTTTTCATAGTGTGATTTGTATTTGAATTATAGATTTAATGTCTAaatttacctattttatatttatcgtGTAAGTGACTTGGTTTTGTATTGTAAACTAATATGCTTGaaatgaattatatttaaattgaaatgtGCTAAAAGCCACATCGACCTACGGCCCGCTTGATATTGCATGGTTTTTGAGGTTACACAAACGCGTAGCCAATCCTTTAAAGTTTTAtggttacaaataaaaataacttcgGCTACATggttttaaccggtttagaaGTGTAAAAGGTTGCCTTCCAGGCTAATCAGAGCATTGCTTGCCTACAGACGCAAAACCAACATTATGAAAACCAGTCCTTCCATGTTGACGCTGACTATCATAGAGGAAAGGATTTTgaataatgataaataaatgcAATGAATTGTTCTTACGTCTTTCAAGACTCCATCCAATATGGAGGTGAAGTCGAACTTAAATTTCGGCAGCGTGACATCAACCGTGCGCTCGGCGAGGTATAGCATTTCCGTGCGCAGGTCGCTCAGCGAGTCCATTACTCGGGGAAGGCCCTTCAAGGAGTTCGGCACTACTATGTACATGGAGAACTTTTTACCctgaaacaaatattttactcaaaaaacgAAGCTTAGGGGGCAATACACAGTCATCCGGCAGTTATACAAATTGCAGCTAGAATTTAGTTACAGACAGTAGAAACGCAGCTCAACGGGAGAGACTAActtaaaaaacaagaaaaaaatatagtctCATTCCAAAATTTCGTAAATAACAATCAATCGTAGATTGTTAAATACTTTTGAAGCGAATGTTTTTATGGTATATTTGAAGTAATAGAAATCATAAATAGGTATTCTAAAGCCTTTTTCAAATGCGAAGGGTAGGGTgacgttagatttttttttattccatggCAGTGACGTTTCAGACCCTTCAGACGAACCCTTTttaacaatagtattttatacaatcgtgacataatagagagcttttcagtcgactACAGTGTTTAGGCAATAAAGCCTGCTGAgctgcctaagtaaggtacgagattgaaaagcttgattatatcactcttgtatacaatactttttctacaagtcatctAAAAGAATACTTTCCTTTTCGTCGACTCTAacggttgaattaagatttcgtataccaaactataaaaattggtaagtatctcataagacaaaaatgtagtacaaaagacataaacgcgagAAGGACTTTACTTTAATATCGCTGAGTTTTATAATGTAAAACGGAACTCAATTACAATAGAGTTTGACCGAATTCACCGAATCGATTCCGCTCGTTTCAAATCGTTTCAGTCGCGTCCAATTGTGAAGGTATGTTTAGgtactaaaaaatataaatcatcacaATTGAAATCGATTATATGGCCTTTGCAGATTTCACAGCCCTATATTGTTTTTTGACATGTACCcttcaagttaaaaaaaaactataacacTTACCAAATATGGCATCCTCAAAATCTTTGCGTCATATTTCGCTGACTCTGCATAATAAAACTTGTCCTTTACATTCATGAAGGGCACTTGTTTTTGTACAGTCGGTGTCACGTAGAAGGCCCTGGTTTTGGTAGTGTTCGGGTTGAACTGGTGCTTCCAGGTGCCCTTGAAGAACAGGGTCGTTAGGACCAGGACTATACTGCCTTTCACCTCGTCTAAAATTAAACATTCGAAACAATAAATGACAAGTCCAAAATACCGCAGTGTATCGTCTTGAAGATTTTCAACCAGTATGTGTTGCCAGTGATAACTTACGGAACAGAGACATGGTCTCATAAAAAACTCAAAGTCATTCATTGATTGAATGATAAATGAGTCCACAATCCGGATAAAACCTAGGTTGTTGACATAGCTCAGAGAGTTGCCAGACTTACGGGGCATATGACAACGTGGACAGCAGGAAAATACCCACGCCCACAGGAAGCCGATATGGAGATCTCTGAGGGAGATCTATGTCCAGCAGAGGACGTCTTTCGGCTGATATGATGAAAAAGTCCGAGCATTTTGGAGCAGATGCAGCGGTATAATCGTAGTAATCATACCCATCATAACATAGTGCACACTGCTCATCGGCAGGCATGGCATGCCCATGCACCCTGCGTACCAACAATTACTCGGAATACCTACAGGTGCACTCTTTGACAAGGACCAAGAACTTCTTAAATTTAGAATATTCAGATTCCATTATATAATGTTTTCGTCATCTTTAgcctaaaataaaacatacctgactgaacatacctacttaaaactaaataacgCTCTCAATCTCTCTACGTCCATTCATCTAGCATGGGGTAGGCCACTAAGGTTAAAAGCATTCCAGCGTTCTTCTACAACCCTCaagcaatatattttttctcactttTTTCGGctcactttataaaaaaaaaaaactttattcatAGTAATACAatcgaaaatatataaaaataataaaattcaagtTACTAGGCAGAAGCCACTTACCTTCATCGATTAGATTAGGTATATTCCCGTGAGTCAAATTGGAGACCCATCCGTTGATTTGGGCCGCAGTTTCCGCGGGGAGGCGGAAGTCCACCTTCTTCAGCTCAGTTTTGTAGAATTCTTCAGCAATCGAAGAGAACCGCTGTCTCTCAGACACTGTGCTATCTACGTAGATTCTACTGCCAACGTTCAGGGTGTAGTTTGGATTTGCTAGCTggaaaaatataatgtaattttaaaccaatattttttcactactggacatattttatttgagtAAATATTTTGCTTGAGTACCATAGTTCAAGAATTGTGGCTACAAATTAAACTAGCTACATGGCGCTGTAAACCCACTAACATTATGCGGTAGACTGTTTTTCAAAATCTAGTGTTTGATAATTACGTTAAGTTTTACTTTAGTACGGACGCCATATGACGCCATCTACTatggcagtgtcttacctgagcgaataactcgtgAACGCGAAGCGAAGCGaggcgaagcggcgcggcgcggcgcgtcgcgggtgaattcaatcctttgatacctatggaagtgtcctacgtgggcgatctccgaatgccgttaggccgccgcgccgcgccgcgccgcgtcggaTTCGCGAGTCAtggcccacgtaagccgcgctgttaggCTTTTAAATTTGCAGCCACAATGGTTTGCACATCTACGCCTCTAAGTATACTTATATGTATCTTACATTACTTTGTTCTTAAGATTTCTCAATAATGAATAGTGATAACACATTGCTTCGCTTCCATACACATAAATAGTTCcagtaaataagaaataaaatgattCCACGAACCTGGAGAGAAGATATGATGGACGAGAACTTAGTCCGAACAACGGTTCTATTGACGTCAAAGCCTAGGACCGAGGCCAACTGGGCTTGAGTGGGGCCAGTCGCTGCTTCAGTTAAGATGGCCAGCGCTAGTTTCAAGCCTAAAGGCGAAAGTAGGAAGTTTTCCTCTGAGTATGCCGCTATGCGCTGAAAAAAGAAGGCAGAACGTATAACAAAGGATAACGAATTTAACCatatattaatgtaaataatatatatacttaggtttatgtttaagtttaagtcaaccactgggccaaaaagaaacaaaaaggCATTCTCATATCTTATAGTTATGGCATTAactccgccatttgtacttgtatgtgcaataaagtttaaataaataaaataaaataaaaatatttttctgtgtATGACTAAAGTTTCCTTTCCAAAAgagtataagtatattattaataaatgggCATGATTCAGGACACGTCGGGTAAGTACTATTATCTTTCTGTCATATATActtatgttattataatatacagTCAATTAGCCACCACGACAGTACTGCACTGCATCCATAATATTATGTTaggtattatataaatatacatatacgtaCAGGGTAACTAGCATGTTTAGGAATATCTGATGCctaattttagtaaaaaaagttaagttaCCTAGGCAAAAATCGCTTAGGTTTcgagattttatttattttcaaaggaATCTCTAAGCCTAAGTCCTTGTTCTAATTAACGAATTTCATAAACATGCCAGCCTCTGTCAATCGTTAATTGTTTTGAATATAGCACGATCTAAGGCATTACTTAAACAAAGTTACTGGTCCTTTTTTTTCGTTCCGGGAAATAACCATATAAAATGGCAAAATTACCTATGTTGATATTACAAGACATGTACCGAAATGGAACACTTACATAGTTAAATTGGTTCGGGTTATTCGGATCCACGCTGTATGGGTTTTTGCATTGgattaaatattcataaatgtcTTAAATTGACCTCCTCGTCTTTTCCTGTCCAGTCTGTCTGATTAATGACTGGTCTAAATACCAAGGACTAATGGGTTTTACTTCTAGAAATTAGTCAGACTTGTAACTCAATAATTAAAGGAGTACACGATTATGAGACGACTCGTGGTGAATGGCTTATCGACTAATCCATATAATACCTAGTGGCCGCGCGCCCATAGAACTCGATTCTTACTGGCTTGCCTAATTTTCAGACATTTGAGCACTTTTCCTACAGCCCATGGAGAAAAGGAAGGCCAAATTAACTACAACTTGCCCATACAACTTTATGACACGGTGCTTCTGCCAAATAGTTgctaaatttaaataagtaggtaagtacatgttcttaaaacattatttattggaCTCTACGCGGAGTAAGAGGCTGAAAAATATTATGGAACAGCGTTCTTTATCAGAGTTTCAGTTCCAAGATGTTAAGCGTCGTAACAACTCTATTATTTACCTCGGACATTTCGCTTACAACGTTATCGTAcctgttatcattatcagatgtACAAAACTAACCTTAGTAACCGTCCAATCAAACGAGTCGTAGTCGGCCGGCGACTGCACATAATAATCGTCGGAGTCCCAATAATCATGGTCCACCAGGGTCTCATTTGTTCCAAGTGTTGGCTTGCCCGGTTGGGCTGCGGGGAGAGGGCCAGCGTAGCCCGCTGGGGTTCCGAATACACTTTGAAGGATTTGTTGGTCGGGAACCACGTCGCATTGTGACAGTGGAGCTGGAAAAGGAATATATTCAATAACTCACAACGTTCATCAAGCACATTTTCTTAGATATTTAGGTACCCATATGTTTATGAATGTGATCGATAAGTTGTTACTTAGGGCAGCACGTCTAGTTGGGGCACCAaaacctaataaaaaataatatttatgaaactGATAAACCTTATGTTTAATTTGTGCAATGAAATAACTTACAATTGTTTTTAGGTAGGTACGCGCCCCATTTCCCAATGACGGCAGGAttgattataaaaaatagttcttttttttaaggAATAAAGGAACTGATGATGGGATCCTGGAGAAATTGAAGGAactaatattatggtaccatcgagctgatctgatgatagacaGGTGGCCATTAgaaggaactctgtgataaaactacGCAACCTACTTGTGTttggtttgttagaattgtcttgattgATGAGTAGGActgttgaaagaaaatgacAGTCGGAGATAAAAACTTGTATGGAAAAccaaatttttgacaaaaaaaacttatttacaggTTGTACATTTCTCTCAAAAAACTCCATTTGGTGAAGTTAACATATGTACTGATGAAGACCATAACGTAAAAGGAtggcattttaatttttttgttatcggAGTGTACAATtgtgttttacagtacatatggtgctactttaccgccctagtgcggtaactagcactatacgtgcgtatgtagaaaattgaaagggccatatgtactgtaaaacgttgtacaatacacgtgcgaaaaggtattTCGCAACGagcggcgataaattaaaacacgaccgaagggagtgttttaaatcgacacttactgtacatatggtgctacttaacCGAAAATGTCGGATATTTTAAGGGTCATATATACTGTagaacgttgtacgatacacgcgcgaataggtaattcgcaagtcgtgtggatttaaaacactcacttcggtcgtgttttaactacctaatatactattatttaaataaaatcatttgtagtggacatatttattattacgtcTCGCTCGATTAACAAAACGTAAATCGAAGTTCGACCTCTTGGgagtaatattattttgaagaaGAAAAATTACGATGACTgcccttaaatatatattattattcctaGGAAGATGACCTCTAAAGTCGGATATTATTTGCAATGGACATGAATAAAACCAGTTTCACGCTAATTACGTCTATAGCTAGCAAAGCGCGGTTTATATCATAGCGTCCAAACGtaacatacaatatatataataattacctaCTGTAAGGAATAGCTCGTATCGTACTTATTTGTGTCAAGCTCTTCAACCTTTCGACCTGATGATGATACTGTTAATCGTGTATTCACTACAAACATTAGTCATATAGGTACATATCTATATTTAAAGATTTAAGCAAATGTAATTATATGGACCCAGTTATTTGCATACAGCGTCTTGCAAGCGTCAAGCAAGAGAACAGCTTATCGCGTTGTTAAACTAGAATTCGTATTTGAACATGTCATGAGGAAAAAAACAACTCAACCAAAACTGAAGATGTGTTTCTACTACTAATTGGAATTATAGTGACTAATGATTCAGTCCATTTGAGCGACATAACTTTGTGTTTGTGTGTACATACCTCTATAGtttataatgtaggtatatatacaaCATATATACTCAAGACAACTCAAAAGCAATGAAAACC
The nucleotide sequence above comes from Cydia pomonella isolate Wapato2018A chromosome 2, ilCydPomo1, whole genome shotgun sequence. Encoded proteins:
- the LOC133515652 gene encoding uncharacterized protein LOC133515652, whose product is MTLMLCLILFVAPLSQCDVVPDQQILQSVFGTPAGYAGPLPAAQPGKPTLGTNETLVDHDYWDSDDYYVQSPADYDSFDWTVTKRIAAYSEENFLLSPLGLKLALAILTEAATGPTQAQLASVLGFDVNRTVVRTKFSSIISSLQLANPNYTLNVGSRIYVDSTVSERQRFSSIAEEFYKTELKKVDFRLPAETAAQINGWVSNLTHGNIPNLIDEDEVKGSIVLVLTTLFFKGTWKHQFNPNTTKTRAFYVTPTVQKQVPFMNVKDKFYYAESAKYDAKILRMPYLGKKFSMYIVVPNSLKGLPRVMDSLSDLRTEMLYLAERTVDVTLPKFKFDFTSILDGVLKDLGIRQAFEDTASFPGLARGQSPQNRLKISKVLQRSGIEVNELGSVAYSVTEVSLVNKFGEDEYSAGEVIANRPFLFFIEDEATRQLLFTGRVSDPLVTTAEFKAHTPSACVFLAYLQSLECIDNKRPENARLNYFDTDLLKYTTEDRSGNVVVSPASIKSTLAMLLEGASGNTEVEIRSSLRLSPNKNEFREQLNIYLSALQCNNTAAKLQNANGVFVSNKLILKKEYDRVIEKVYLTKVVSLNFLDPVGSAAIVNDWVGNQTRGLIRSLIEPAHIPPSSDVLVINALYFKSAWQHAFDRSLTRSACFRVQGACKKQVAMMEISTELNYAFVDNLRAHAVELPYEGGRYSMVLLVPQDHDGLAGLIRDLPYMSLPQICKMMEPSHVQLSLPRFTVDYSEDMVGPLRGMRITTLFSSKSNLSGIIEGGPAQINHLYHRVYVSVDEDGTVAAAASAALVVPLIEGNVQLVVDKPFAFFIKDNTLGLVLFEGKIEEPHEYVAPKKGSENNFVKSSRNSFGTRF